From Mycolicibacterium cosmeticum, a single genomic window includes:
- a CDS encoding MadS family sensor histidine kinase → MTSGSLRRPAPDLERLTGVRSGKGTFYPEFRVAALRTERVIAALDAISRALVQTVNGPENLVRAVAEAARTHLGAQWVLIALADGALPEARPRHLILDAEGHAYSFEGLSGAKHPVPHLPDAVLNRLNDILRGQLAQFRLPVIEPHHAHVPIELDGGVIGAFAAWTPSDRMLDGTDETVMRILSSQTAVALHNCELFQRAQTLLAQSEARNAELLATQRELGAAQQHQVLDSERHRIARELHDSVAQTVLSAGMQIEVCRSEIQARAGDLAGSADLLDRLHTAKTLTRSATEQLRSAIYALNQPGDAGRSTLPELMEQLATVHMPEDLRVSLKVEGAVAELPGEVEHALLRVAGEALFNTAMHGHATRAIVRLRYRPAAVTLSVSDDGTGDPDKLRLMLRMAEAPDVDGHHRGLANMLARCREHGGTFAVQRSRIGGVRVVATIPRKGIPS, encoded by the coding sequence GTGACTTCCGGTTCGCTGCGGCGCCCGGCGCCGGACCTGGAGCGGCTCACCGGGGTGCGCTCCGGAAAGGGCACGTTCTACCCAGAGTTCCGGGTGGCGGCGCTGCGCACCGAACGGGTCATCGCCGCGCTGGACGCCATCTCGCGGGCCCTGGTGCAGACGGTCAACGGGCCGGAGAACCTGGTCCGGGCCGTGGCGGAGGCGGCCCGTACCCATCTCGGCGCGCAATGGGTGCTCATCGCGCTCGCCGACGGTGCCCTGCCCGAGGCCCGCCCGCGCCACCTCATCCTGGATGCCGAAGGGCACGCCTATTCGTTCGAAGGGCTCTCCGGTGCAAAGCATCCCGTGCCGCACCTGCCCGACGCCGTGCTCAATCGGCTCAACGACATCCTGCGCGGCCAGCTCGCCCAGTTCCGGTTGCCGGTCATCGAACCACACCACGCACACGTGCCGATCGAACTCGACGGCGGGGTGATCGGCGCGTTCGCGGCCTGGACGCCGAGTGATCGCATGCTGGACGGCACCGACGAAACCGTGATGCGGATCCTGTCCAGCCAGACCGCCGTCGCCCTGCACAACTGCGAGCTGTTCCAGCGCGCCCAGACGCTGCTGGCGCAGTCAGAGGCGCGGAACGCCGAGCTGCTGGCCACGCAGCGCGAACTCGGTGCGGCCCAGCAACATCAAGTCCTCGATTCCGAGCGCCACCGGATCGCCCGCGAACTGCACGACAGCGTCGCCCAGACGGTGTTGTCGGCCGGCATGCAGATCGAGGTGTGCCGCAGCGAGATTCAGGCCCGTGCGGGGGACCTGGCCGGATCCGCCGACCTCCTCGACCGGCTGCACACGGCCAAGACACTCACCCGGTCGGCCACCGAACAGCTGCGCTCGGCGATCTACGCTCTCAACCAGCCCGGTGACGCCGGCCGGTCCACGCTGCCCGAGCTGATGGAGCAGCTGGCCACCGTGCACATGCCCGAGGATCTGCGCGTCAGCCTGAAAGTCGAAGGGGCCGTTGCCGAGTTGCCCGGCGAGGTGGAGCATGCGCTGCTGCGGGTGGCGGGGGAGGCGCTGTTCAACACCGCCATGCACGGCCACGCGACCCGCGCGATCGTGCGATTGCGGTACCGGCCGGCCGCGGTGACACTGTCGGTCTCCGACGACGGCACCGGCGACCCGGACAAACTCCGGCTGATGTTGCGGATGGCCGAGGCCCCCGACGTCGACGGACATCACCGCGGCCTGGCCAACATGCTGGCCCGTTGCCGGGAGCACGGCGGCACGTTCGCGGTCCAGCGCTCCCGCATCGGCGGGGTCCGCGTCGTCGCGACCATACCCAGGAAGGGGATTCCCTCATGA
- a CDS encoding MadR family response regulator transcription factor: MTVHTQTKAIRLALVDDHPILRQGLRSVLEREDDLVVVGEASSENEAAAMVAAVRPDVVLLDLKLSAGSDFEGLSLCAKLSAAHPQIGLLVLTTFLDEDLVVRAVHAGARGYVVKDVDTTELVRAIRAISVGESAFDSRSAAAVVRSLSGRTEPREQLTDREIEVLRLLATGLSNNKIGEKLFISATTAKFHVSNIMRKLQVSRRAEAVYAASKRGLI, from the coding sequence ATGACGGTGCACACACAAACCAAGGCCATCCGGTTGGCGCTGGTCGATGACCACCCGATCCTGCGGCAGGGGTTGCGGTCGGTGTTGGAGCGCGAGGACGACCTGGTGGTGGTCGGTGAGGCGTCCAGCGAGAACGAGGCGGCGGCGATGGTCGCGGCGGTACGTCCCGACGTCGTGCTGCTCGACCTGAAACTGTCGGCCGGCTCCGACTTCGAGGGATTGTCCCTGTGCGCCAAGCTGTCCGCCGCGCATCCGCAGATCGGTCTGCTGGTGCTCACCACATTCCTCGACGAGGATCTGGTGGTGCGGGCCGTGCACGCGGGCGCCCGCGGCTACGTCGTCAAGGATGTCGACACCACCGAACTGGTCCGCGCCATCCGGGCGATCTCGGTGGGGGAGAGCGCGTTCGACTCGCGCAGCGCCGCCGCGGTGGTGCGCTCCCTGAGCGGCCGCACCGAACCGCGGGAGCAGCTCACCGACCGGGAGATCGAAGTCCTACGTCTGCTGGCAACGGGACTGTCCAACAACAAGATCGGCGAGAAGTTGTTCATCTCGGCGACCACCGCGAAATTCCATGTCAGCAACATCATGCGCAAGTTGCAGGTCAGCCGCCGGGCCGAGGCGGTGTACGCGGCCAGCAAGCGCGGCCTGATCTAG
- a CDS encoding DinB family protein, with protein MSAFDATLEPERVQLEAFIEDYRTAIERTLDGLTEEQARRRLVPSATTLLGLLKHVTWMQRVWFEQCVGGTPRSALGVQNVDETFQLGDDDTIASVIAAHQSACAKARTIVADLPLDTVATGHAAGPRTLRWVYLQVLRELAHHCGHADILREQILAG; from the coding sequence ATGAGCGCCTTCGACGCCACCCTGGAACCGGAACGTGTTCAGTTGGAAGCGTTCATCGAGGACTACCGGACTGCGATCGAACGGACGCTGGACGGTCTCACCGAGGAACAGGCGCGCCGGCGGCTCGTCCCGTCGGCGACCACGTTGCTCGGCCTGCTCAAGCACGTGACGTGGATGCAGCGGGTGTGGTTCGAGCAGTGCGTCGGCGGTACGCCCCGCAGTGCGCTCGGCGTGCAGAACGTGGACGAGACCTTCCAGCTCGGTGACGACGACACCATCGCCTCGGTCATCGCGGCTCACCAAAGCGCCTGTGCGAAAGCCAGAACCATCGTTGCCGACCTGCCCCTGGACACCGTTGCCACCGGCCACGCCGCCGGCCCGCGCACGCTGCGCTGGGTCTATCTGCAGGTGCTGCGCGAGCTGGCCCATCATTGCGGGCACGCCGACATCCTGCGCGAGCAGATCCTCGCGGGCTAG
- a CDS encoding cytochrome b: MTSTDSPPATMPRFTLLSRLLHWAMAVMVIGQFFLGVTMVAALTYYPLLLAIHRPLGILILVFAVVRLINRLTHRPPPFLATMGKAERKIATYSEYLLYALLLAQPLVGWAMLSAADSPVTLFPGLHLPGIAPHGIALYAALRTTHTVLAYLLFAAFTAHICAVTFHTVGLRDGLLRRMSLWPSRSR, encoded by the coding sequence ATGACGAGCACTGACTCCCCGCCCGCCACGATGCCGAGGTTCACCCTGCTGTCCCGGCTGCTGCACTGGGCGATGGCGGTCATGGTGATCGGCCAGTTCTTCCTCGGCGTCACCATGGTCGCCGCGCTCACGTATTACCCACTGCTGCTGGCCATCCACCGGCCGCTGGGAATCCTCATCCTGGTGTTCGCCGTCGTCCGCCTGATCAACCGGCTCACGCACCGGCCGCCGCCGTTCCTGGCGACCATGGGTAAGGCCGAACGCAAGATCGCCACCTATTCGGAGTACCTGCTCTACGCGCTGCTGCTGGCACAACCGCTGGTGGGCTGGGCCATGCTGTCCGCAGCGGATTCGCCCGTCACGCTGTTCCCCGGGCTGCACCTGCCGGGCATCGCACCGCACGGAATCGCCTTGTACGCGGCGCTGCGGACCACCCACACCGTGCTCGCCTACCTGCTCTTCGCCGCGTTCACCGCCCACATCTGCGCCGTTACCTTCCACACGGTGGGGTTGCGGGACGGACTACTGAGACGAATGTCCTTGTGGCCGAGTAGGTCCCGATGA
- a CDS encoding catalase family peroxidase: protein MTQDNQRGFGLNRRDALVGLAAVTGVVATGAGGLAVASDWLGPPRLTAARFTDRFEQLYGRHDGFRRNHAKGVAATGTFTSTGAATEVSRASVFRSGTVPVIARFSLSGTLPDQNDQPATVRGLGVLFQTSDGQQWRTAMVNIPVFPDSTPRGFYDRMLASKPDPKTGKPDPAAMSAFLAAHPETAAAMKVIKAAPPSAGFADSTFWGLNAFLATAENGHTTPIRWSLIPAQQATTSAQGDDFLFDALIEQVQRGPVSWRLVLTLGQPGDPTRDATLGWPADRRTVEAGVLTIDRLATEAPGNARDINFDPLVLPDGLAASDDPLPRARSAVYAQSFNRRAREPKSPSEVDVEEVIHDEH, encoded by the coding sequence ATGACCCAGGACAACCAGCGGGGCTTCGGCCTCAATCGTCGTGATGCCCTGGTCGGGCTGGCCGCCGTCACGGGTGTGGTGGCGACCGGCGCCGGCGGGCTTGCGGTCGCCTCGGACTGGCTGGGTCCGCCCCGGCTGACCGCTGCACGGTTCACCGACCGGTTCGAACAGCTCTACGGCCGCCACGACGGCTTCCGCCGCAACCATGCCAAGGGCGTCGCCGCCACCGGCACGTTCACCAGCACCGGTGCGGCAACCGAAGTCTCGAGAGCATCCGTCTTCCGCAGCGGGACCGTTCCGGTGATCGCCCGTTTCTCCCTGTCGGGCACCCTGCCCGACCAGAATGACCAACCCGCCACCGTGCGTGGGCTGGGGGTGCTCTTCCAGACGTCGGACGGCCAACAGTGGCGCACCGCGATGGTCAACATCCCGGTGTTCCCGGACAGCACACCGCGAGGGTTCTACGACCGGATGCTGGCGTCCAAGCCGGATCCCAAGACCGGCAAACCCGATCCCGCGGCGATGTCGGCGTTCCTGGCTGCCCATCCGGAGACCGCGGCGGCGATGAAGGTGATCAAGGCCGCGCCGCCGAGTGCCGGCTTCGCCGACAGCACGTTCTGGGGGCTGAACGCGTTCCTGGCCACCGCCGAGAACGGGCACACCACACCCATCCGGTGGTCGCTCATCCCGGCGCAGCAGGCAACCACCAGCGCGCAAGGCGACGATTTCCTGTTCGACGCCCTCATCGAGCAGGTGCAGCGCGGCCCGGTTTCCTGGCGGCTGGTGCTGACGTTGGGCCAGCCCGGTGATCCCACCCGCGACGCCACCCTCGGATGGCCCGCCGACCGCCGGACGGTGGAGGCCGGTGTGCTCACCATCGACCGGCTGGCCACCGAGGCCCCCGGCAACGCCCGCGACATCAATTTCGATCCGTTGGTGCTCCCCGACGGGCTGGCCGCATCCGACGACCCGTTACCGCGGGCACGCTCTGCCGTGTACGCCCAATCGTTCAACCGGCGAGCTCGAGAACCCAAGTCGCCCAGCGAAGTCGACGTCGAAGAGGTGATCCATGACGAGCACTGA
- a CDS encoding response regulator transcription factor, which yields MPDTAGVPTLRALIVDDEVPLTTVVASYLVKNGFEVHTAHDGPAGLAQARTVDPDVVVLDVGLPGMDGFEVCRRLRMFSDAYLVMLTARDTEVDTVVGLSVGADDYVTKPFSPRELVARIHAMLRRPRRATSDHDPGAPHPPRSIGALRVDVGAREVHLDEQEILLTRTEFDILAALSARPGQVLGRRQLIEAVWGDNWVGNDNIVDVHIGHLRRKLGDDPAQPRFVTTVRGVGYRMGRG from the coding sequence ATGCCGGATACTGCGGGCGTGCCGACGCTGCGCGCCTTGATCGTCGACGACGAGGTGCCGTTGACGACGGTGGTGGCCAGCTACCTCGTCAAGAACGGCTTCGAGGTGCACACGGCCCACGACGGTCCCGCCGGGCTGGCGCAGGCCCGCACCGTCGACCCCGACGTGGTGGTGCTCGACGTCGGGCTTCCGGGAATGGACGGGTTCGAGGTGTGCCGCCGGCTACGGATGTTCTCGGACGCCTACCTGGTGATGCTCACCGCCCGGGACACCGAGGTGGACACCGTGGTCGGATTGTCGGTCGGCGCCGACGACTACGTCACCAAACCGTTCAGTCCGCGCGAACTGGTGGCCCGGATCCACGCGATGCTGCGCCGTCCGCGCCGCGCCACCAGCGATCACGATCCCGGTGCGCCGCACCCGCCGCGCTCGATCGGTGCGCTGCGGGTCGACGTCGGCGCCCGTGAGGTGCACCTCGACGAGCAGGAAATCCTTTTGACCAGAACGGAATTCGACATCCTCGCCGCGCTGTCGGCGCGGCCCGGCCAGGTGCTGGGACGCCGGCAACTGATCGAGGCGGTGTGGGGGGACAACTGGGTGGGCAACGACAACATCGTCGACGTGCACATCGGGCATCTACGCCGCAAGCTCGGTGACGATCCGGCGCAGCCCCGCTTCGTCACCACCGTGCGCGGGGTCGGCTACCGGATGGGCAGGGGATAG
- a CDS encoding HAMP domain-containing sensor histidine kinase yields MRGDAARFGIRTRLLAANAVVVVASIATTIVVAMLVGPPMFQRLMDAAVQPGSATDHPYQRAFERATTMSVGTALAVSAVAALGLSWYLSRRVYRSASELACAATAIAEGRYDVRVSPTGLGKEFDEIAAAFTTMAQRLGDVDRTRRQMLADLAHEIRTPVAVLEAYFEALEDGVQTLDAETIGVLRDQTRRLTRFSADVGALFSAEQRPDAIEARPVEVGDLITTAVASFEPQYRAKGVGLDSEIHPGLPSVVGDPERIGQVLTNLLNNALRHTHGGDRVRIGARAAGAAVEVSVSDTGDGISAEHLGRVFERFYRVDTARDRGHGGAGIGLAIAKAFVEAQGGRIVATSAGAGRGSTFTFTIPVR; encoded by the coding sequence GTGAGGGGCGACGCCGCGCGGTTCGGTATTCGTACCCGGCTGCTCGCGGCCAATGCCGTTGTCGTCGTGGCCAGTATCGCGACGACGATCGTGGTCGCCATGCTGGTGGGTCCACCGATGTTCCAGCGGCTGATGGATGCGGCCGTGCAGCCGGGCAGTGCGACCGACCATCCCTATCAGCGGGCCTTCGAACGCGCGACGACGATGTCGGTGGGCACCGCACTCGCGGTGTCGGCGGTGGCGGCGCTGGGGCTCAGCTGGTACCTGAGTCGCCGGGTGTACCGATCGGCCTCCGAACTGGCATGCGCGGCAACGGCAATCGCCGAGGGTCGCTACGACGTCCGGGTGTCACCCACGGGGCTCGGCAAGGAGTTCGACGAGATCGCCGCGGCGTTCACCACGATGGCGCAGCGGCTCGGTGACGTCGACCGGACCCGGCGGCAGATGCTGGCGGATCTGGCCCACGAGATCCGCACGCCGGTGGCGGTCCTGGAGGCCTATTTCGAAGCGTTGGAGGACGGGGTGCAGACCCTGGACGCGGAGACGATCGGCGTGCTGCGGGATCAGACGCGCCGGCTCACCCGGTTCAGCGCCGACGTCGGCGCCCTGTTCAGCGCGGAGCAGCGCCCGGATGCGATCGAGGCGCGCCCCGTCGAGGTCGGCGACTTGATCACCACCGCGGTGGCCTCGTTCGAACCGCAGTATCGCGCAAAGGGTGTCGGGCTGGACTCCGAGATCCACCCCGGTCTCCCGTCGGTCGTCGGGGACCCGGAACGCATCGGGCAGGTATTGACCAACCTGCTCAACAATGCCTTACGGCACACCCACGGTGGTGATCGTGTCCGGATCGGTGCCCGTGCGGCGGGTGCTGCCGTCGAGGTCTCGGTGTCCGACACCGGCGATGGCATCTCGGCCGAACACCTCGGCCGGGTCTTCGAGCGGTTCTATCGCGTCGACACCGCGCGTGACCGTGGGCACGGCGGTGCCGGTATCGGCCTGGCGATCGCCAAGGCGTTCGTCGAGGCGCAGGGTGGTCGCATCGTCGCCACCAGTGCCGGGGCCGGCCGGGGAAGCACCTTCACGTTCACGATCCCGGTGCGCTAG
- a CDS encoding IclR family transcriptional regulator, with translation MDDKGAAPVGSVDKALALIELLAAAGPDGLALREVVEASGLNKASAHRTLQALQHRGFAEQDAHQRYRLGSRPAMLVEQFLREENLPALFRPTLLAICQQAQELVHLGILDGHNVLYLDKVEPDRTIRVWSRVGRQVSVVTTALGRAMIAAEGGGDTLLAAYTSDADPIAAERFTRSVAEAKVVGYATEREENEAGICCVGVALRRPTGRPVAVSVTGPSHRMGADRLEALGNQLRDVLSVSAPPGFSLAPCGTAASAPGS, from the coding sequence ATGGACGACAAGGGTGCGGCCCCGGTCGGCAGTGTCGACAAGGCACTCGCGCTCATCGAGCTGCTCGCCGCTGCCGGTCCGGACGGGCTGGCCCTGCGGGAGGTCGTGGAGGCCAGTGGCCTGAACAAGGCCTCCGCCCACCGCACCCTGCAAGCGCTGCAGCACCGGGGTTTCGCCGAGCAGGACGCCCACCAGCGCTACCGGCTCGGGTCTCGGCCGGCGATGTTGGTCGAGCAGTTCCTCCGGGAGGAGAACTTGCCCGCGCTCTTCCGCCCCACGCTGTTGGCCATCTGCCAACAGGCCCAGGAATTGGTGCACCTGGGCATCCTGGACGGACACAACGTGCTCTACCTGGACAAGGTGGAACCGGACCGCACCATCCGGGTGTGGTCACGGGTGGGTCGACAGGTCAGCGTCGTGACCACCGCGCTGGGGCGGGCCATGATCGCCGCCGAAGGTGGCGGTGACACCCTGTTGGCCGCCTACACCAGCGATGCCGATCCCATTGCCGCCGAACGCTTCACCCGATCGGTCGCCGAAGCCAAGGTGGTCGGCTATGCCACCGAGCGCGAAGAAAACGAAGCCGGAATCTGCTGTGTGGGTGTGGCTTTGCGACGTCCCACGGGCCGACCGGTGGCCGTCAGCGTCACCGGGCCCAGCCATCGCATGGGTGCCGACCGCCTCGAAGCGCTGGGCAACCAACTGCGCGACGTGTTGAGTGTCTCGGCTCCGCCGGGATTCTCACTGGCGCCGTGTGGCACCGCGGCTAGCGCACCGGGATCGTGA
- a CDS encoding mannitol dehydrogenase family protein: protein MRRLTRPTTPDGAVIGASASPGTGMVHLGLGNFHRAHAAVYTAQALAAETGDWGIYGFANRSPEVVAAMRAQDGRYAVLEYSDHGRRAGVVDVHRALGVLADEPDSFVAAVADPRHRILTLTVSEVGYCRSPRTGALDVNLDEVRHDIADPTHPRSTIGLIARGLAVRAAGGAPITVLSCDNLQSNGHATRAVVTEFLHASSASEDVLAFVADHVSFPNSMVDRIVPATTDETRTAVAELLGVDDRCPVPAEDFTMWVLEDAFTAGRPAWERAGAVLSDEVHAYELVKLRLLNGSHSLIAYLGLLDGRATIAEAWAQDFVKDAVRACIAADYLPTITLPRGFDTDSYLESLSHRWANAELGHRTSQVGTDGSVKLLQRIPEPALSALRAGRVPHLLALTVAGWICTVAPPPGFDPGPYAGEVREPARHRLAAVTRGATGPREHALAVLDNGFLPDDLTAQPAFGERVAELVATITRSGITAAAREATAATEDRTTL from the coding sequence ATGCGTCGGCTGACCCGCCCGACCACCCCCGACGGCGCCGTGATCGGCGCCTCGGCAAGCCCCGGTACGGGCATGGTGCACCTGGGACTGGGCAACTTCCACCGCGCCCACGCCGCGGTGTACACCGCCCAGGCGCTGGCGGCCGAGACCGGCGATTGGGGGATCTACGGGTTCGCCAACCGCTCACCCGAGGTGGTCGCGGCGATGCGCGCCCAAGACGGCCGATACGCCGTGCTCGAGTATTCCGATCACGGCCGGCGCGCGGGTGTTGTCGACGTGCATCGGGCCCTCGGGGTGCTGGCCGACGAGCCGGACTCTTTCGTCGCGGCCGTCGCGGATCCCCGGCACCGGATTCTCACCCTCACCGTCAGCGAGGTCGGGTACTGCCGGTCACCGCGGACCGGTGCCCTCGACGTCAACCTCGACGAGGTCCGCCACGATATCGCCGACCCCACCCATCCCCGCAGCACCATCGGGCTGATCGCCCGGGGCCTCGCGGTCCGGGCCGCCGGTGGCGCGCCGATCACCGTGCTGTCCTGTGACAACCTGCAGTCCAACGGACACGCCACCCGCGCCGTGGTGACCGAATTCCTGCATGCCAGTTCGGCGTCCGAGGATGTGCTGGCGTTCGTCGCCGACCACGTCAGCTTTCCGAACTCCATGGTGGACCGCATCGTGCCGGCGACCACCGACGAGACGAGAACGGCGGTGGCCGAGCTGCTCGGGGTCGACGATCGCTGTCCGGTGCCGGCCGAGGACTTCACCATGTGGGTATTGGAGGACGCGTTCACGGCCGGCAGGCCGGCCTGGGAACGGGCGGGCGCGGTGCTTAGCGACGAGGTACACGCCTACGAGCTCGTCAAGCTGCGGCTGCTCAACGGATCACATTCGCTGATCGCGTATCTCGGCCTGCTCGACGGTCGGGCCACCATCGCCGAGGCCTGGGCCCAGGACTTCGTCAAGGATGCGGTGCGGGCCTGCATCGCCGCCGACTATCTGCCGACCATCACGTTGCCGCGCGGATTCGACACGGACAGCTATCTGGAATCGCTGTCACACCGCTGGGCCAACGCCGAACTGGGACACCGCACCTCTCAGGTCGGCACCGACGGTTCGGTGAAATTGCTGCAGCGCATACCCGAGCCGGCGTTGTCCGCGCTGCGGGCCGGGCGGGTACCGCACCTGCTCGCACTCACGGTCGCCGGCTGGATCTGCACGGTCGCGCCCCCACCCGGTTTCGATCCCGGGCCGTACGCCGGTGAGGTCCGCGAACCCGCGCGGCACCGGCTCGCAGCGGTGACCCGGGGCGCAACCGGTCCACGCGAACACGCACTCGCGGTGCTGGACAACGGTTTTCTGCCCGACGACCTGACCGCGCAACCGGCCTTCGGCGAGCGGGTGGCCGAGCTGGTGGCGACCATCACCCGCAGCGGAATAACGGCGGCAGCGCGAGAGGCCACCGCGGCAACCGAGGACAGGACAACGCTGTGA
- a CDS encoding zinc-binding dehydrogenase, with translation MKALAIHGKEDIRWENRSEPVPAAGQVRLRVSYVGICGSDLHYYFHGANGENVVREPFTPGHELSAVVDLDPSGRHPAGTPVTVHPARYGPPVPGLSDRPHLHPGGDYLGSAATFPHRQGGAAELLVVEDHMLRPLPAGLPLRRAALAEPLAVALHAVALAGDLTGRRVLVIGAGPIGLLVVAAAGHAGATEIGVSDLRPEPLSRARALGAVDTVLVGRDTIADESYDVVFECSGVGVSLTQAVRAARRAGTVVQVGTLPNAEISVNLAPMLGKELTLVGAFRFADEIDDAVAILAADDHLDAVISHAVPASHAVDAFTLARDASASAKVLLQF, from the coding sequence ATGAAAGCCCTTGCCATCCACGGCAAAGAAGACATCCGCTGGGAAAACCGCAGCGAACCCGTCCCGGCCGCGGGACAGGTCCGGTTGCGGGTCAGCTACGTGGGTATCTGCGGTTCCGATCTGCACTACTACTTTCACGGCGCCAACGGCGAGAACGTGGTGCGTGAACCGTTCACACCCGGTCACGAGCTGTCGGCGGTGGTCGACCTCGACCCGTCGGGACGCCACCCGGCCGGTACGCCGGTGACGGTGCACCCCGCCCGGTACGGGCCGCCGGTGCCCGGTCTGTCCGACCGTCCACATCTGCACCCCGGTGGTGACTACCTCGGCAGTGCGGCCACGTTCCCGCACCGCCAAGGGGGTGCCGCCGAACTGCTGGTCGTCGAGGACCATATGCTCCGCCCGCTGCCGGCCGGGCTGCCGTTGCGCCGCGCGGCCCTGGCCGAGCCGTTGGCGGTGGCGCTGCACGCCGTCGCGCTGGCCGGCGACCTCACCGGCCGGCGGGTGCTGGTGATCGGCGCCGGCCCCATCGGCCTGCTCGTGGTGGCCGCCGCGGGGCATGCCGGCGCGACCGAGATCGGGGTGAGCGACCTGAGGCCCGAGCCGCTGTCCAGGGCACGCGCGCTGGGCGCCGTCGACACCGTTCTGGTCGGCCGGGACACCATCGCCGACGAGTCCTACGACGTCGTCTTCGAATGCTCCGGGGTGGGCGTCTCACTCACCCAGGCGGTGCGCGCCGCCCGGCGGGCCGGCACCGTCGTACAGGTCGGCACCCTGCCGAACGCCGAGATCTCGGTCAACCTGGCGCCGATGCTCGGTAAGGAGCTCACCTTGGTCGGTGCGTTCCGCTTCGCCGACGAAATCGACGACGCGGTGGCCATTCTCGCCGCCGACGATCACCTCGACGCGGTCATCTCCCATGCCGTCCCGGCGTCGCACGCCGTCGACGCCTTCACCCTGGCCCGCGACGCCTCGGCCTCGGCCAAGGTGCTCCTGCAGTTCTGA
- a CDS encoding MFS transporter codes for MTTAHEPQAAAEPVTPQRSMADLVRAAVSGWLGTALEFMDFQLYSLAAALVFSQLFFSGESAGMAVVLSMATYGVGYIARPLGAVFFGRLGDRIGRRKVLFYTIALMGAATTLIGVLPTYHQVGMLAPILLVTLRLLQGFGAGAEISGAGVMLAEYAPAHRRGFVASLVGLGTNCGTLFASAIWAILLGVLVESDVIAWGWRIPFIASAVVMVFAVWIRLNLKESPVFEEREDVVDGRALSRAEIVELATRGSDTRTLEALERKPMKALLVSFFLRFGQAGNSGLIQTYLISFMTLTLALQKSVSANAVIVSSIVGFLTIPTIGWLGDRFGRRRMYIFVMSAALVVIVPTMLAIDSKNLVWVFVGYVVLHNVAVLSPASLENVSIPEIFGARNRYTLTAVVREIAAVIATGIGPVVAAAWVAAATGSPIPIMVMMGLYSLSALIVAVWAKDWTGRDLTDPRAAM; via the coding sequence ATGACGACCGCCCACGAACCGCAGGCTGCCGCCGAGCCTGTCACCCCCCAGCGCAGCATGGCAGACCTGGTGCGCGCCGCCGTGTCCGGATGGCTCGGCACGGCACTGGAATTCATGGACTTCCAGCTCTACTCGCTGGCCGCCGCGCTGGTGTTCAGTCAGCTGTTCTTCTCCGGCGAAAGTGCGGGAATGGCGGTCGTCCTGTCGATGGCGACCTACGGTGTCGGCTATATCGCCCGGCCGCTCGGAGCGGTCTTCTTCGGACGGCTGGGTGACCGGATCGGGCGGCGAAAGGTGTTGTTCTACACCATCGCCCTGATGGGTGCGGCCACCACCCTCATCGGGGTGCTGCCGACCTACCATCAGGTCGGCATGCTCGCGCCGATCCTGCTGGTGACCCTGCGGCTGCTGCAGGGCTTCGGCGCAGGCGCCGAAATCAGTGGTGCCGGAGTCATGCTCGCCGAGTACGCTCCCGCGCACCGGCGCGGCTTCGTGGCCTCACTCGTCGGGCTGGGAACCAATTGCGGCACGTTGTTCGCCTCGGCGATCTGGGCCATCCTGCTCGGTGTGCTGGTGGAAAGCGATGTCATCGCCTGGGGTTGGCGCATCCCGTTCATCGCCAGTGCCGTGGTGATGGTGTTCGCGGTGTGGATCCGACTGAATCTCAAGGAGAGCCCGGTATTCGAGGAGCGCGAGGACGTCGTCGACGGACGCGCCCTGTCGCGCGCCGAGATCGTCGAGCTGGCCACCCGTGGCTCCGACACCCGCACGTTGGAGGCCCTCGAGCGCAAGCCGATGAAGGCGCTGCTGGTGTCCTTCTTCCTGCGATTCGGGCAGGCGGGCAACTCGGGGCTCATCCAGACCTACCTCATCTCGTTCATGACACTGACCCTGGCCCTGCAGAAGAGCGTCAGCGCCAACGCGGTCATCGTGTCGTCCATCGTCGGCTTCCTCACCATTCCGACGATCGGCTGGCTGGGCGACCGATTCGGCCGCCGCCGCATGTACATCTTCGTGATGTCTGCCGCCCTGGTGGTGATCGTGCCGACCATGCTGGCCATCGACTCCAAGAACCTGGTGTGGGTGTTCGTCGGCTACGTGGTGCTGCACAATGTCGCGGTACTCAGTCCGGCATCCCTGGAGAACGTCTCCATTCCGGAGATCTTCGGCGCCCGTAACCGATACACGCTCACGGCCGTCGTCCGCGAGATCGCCGCGGTCATCGCGACCGGCATCGGCCCGGTCGTCGCGGCCGCCTGGGTGGCCGCCGCCACCGGCAGCCCGATCCCGATCATGGTGATGATGGGCCTGTACTCGCTGTCGGCACTGATCGTGGCCGTGTGGGCCAAGGATTGGACCGGTCGTGACCTGACCGACCCGCGCGCGGCGATGTGA